A genome region from Candidatus Neomarinimicrobiota bacterium includes the following:
- a CDS encoding YjbQ family protein, with translation MPSQFSVNTRSSTEFVNVTSQVQNELQRTEVKNGVCTVYVPHTTAGITINEGADPNVAKDILMEINKMVPMQDGYTHSEGNSAAHIKTSLFGSSVQIPVEEGRLTLGTWQSIFLCEFDGPRNRRVIVQVVGK, from the coding sequence ATGCCATCTCAATTCTCAGTAAACACCCGCTCTTCGACCGAATTCGTCAACGTCACGAGCCAGGTTCAAAACGAACTACAACGGACTGAAGTCAAAAACGGCGTATGCACAGTTTACGTCCCCCACACTACGGCGGGAATAACGATAAACGAGGGCGCCGACCCGAACGTCGCGAAAGATATTCTCATGGAGATAAATAAGATGGTTCCGATGCAGGATGGATACACTCACTCGGAAGGAAATTCCGCCGCGCACATAAAAACCTCCCTTTTCGGCTCATCCGTCCAGATTCCTGTGGAAGAAGGCAGGCTCACTCTCGGTACGTGGCAGTCGATATTCCTTTGCGAATTCGACGGCCCGCGCAACAGACGCGTGATCGTTCAGGTGGTGGGGAAGTGA